TACTAAACTGATAATTACCATTGTTTTAACAAGTGAAGTCATTCTGTTATTTTACTAGTCAGTAGCTTCGCTAGTCGGTTAAGCAAAGACTTTAGTATGGAGAACAAAATCTGGAGTTGGTACAGGAAATCTTTAAGAGCGGCGCATCTGTTGCATAGTGAGAGGTCGATACATCGAATTCCGTCCAGAGCGAGGTAGCAGGTTTTTGAGCTGCCGTCTAGCTGGTTAAATGCCGTTCAAACTGATGGttgtcattaaaatatttggaaggAAAATGTTTACTAGGTTAAGACTGGCCTTTAGTCAAAATAGATCCTGCACTAGAAAAGACATGAAACTGAATTAACTACAATATCTTCAGGAAATGAACTGTATACACAATAATGCCTTAACGGGAATAAAACTCATCAATATAGCCATACACTTCACTCATATAggggtgagtgagttgggttttacggcgaatcgacacaaaatggtcatacatGCTATGGACTTTAATATACTTGTAATTAGTTATTAAATCTATCCAATGTTTAAAAGTGTTTGAAGTATTACCCTTCCAAATAAGATTGtctttgaaaaatctttttatttaaaacatcatGTACAAGGACATGAAAATAACTTTCTTGACGAAACCTCCAAGGAGCAACATCTTTCTACAAAGACATATGTTTCAATCATTATAAGGAAGAAGTATTTGTTTATCACGCTAGGCCTAGGGTTGTACAACAATCTCTTTACAACGTTGTTTTTTTAGACAGGTTGCATTATATTCATATTTGAAATTCCCCTTCATAGTCGAAACATCTCGAACTAAAAGGTTGCTAAGAGTTAtgataaataacatatttttactAATTATTATTGGTATATGTACTTTGTGAACAAAAACCGTGTAACTTCATGCTCTAATAACTTGTAAATAAAGAATATATCCCAAGTTTTATAGGCACCAACATATAGTCGAATTCTTGTCGATATAATGTTCATTACTTTGGCCTTCTTATAAATCAATCACACCGATCTCACTATATGTTTAATTACTTGAtatagataaaatttaaattcatactAATATAGCCTTATTCAAAACCTGATAAACAAGCTTTAACCTATGAAGGCCTCCAATTTTCCTTTTTTGCACTAGAGTTCAGTTATTGTCACAGTCACAGGATGTATGTTATTGTTAACGTACGCTTTGATTAGTCTATGTTATCACGATATCTTTCTTATGTCTGTTGTCAATTTGCCATTCATCCGGGTTCAATGTATAATAGAAGAAACATTTATTCATCATTGCACAAATATTAACAACTGATACTTCACAGAATAAACTAGACGCCGGTACCTTGGCGGggtttgaaaaatatcaattacatattttgatttttatactacaaaatgatatatttcgataACATATCTTACCTATAGATAACATCTGAACGAGACTTTACAGCTGGCTGTAATACTTTCCatgaaaatctgttgttttttattcttttggTAGGGGTGGgggtattttgatattttgtatattattatgTCGAAAATGTACTGTACTAATTCAGATCAACGATCCGACAGAAACAGGACATGTTTAACTTATACAGGCAATTGGAAAAGTGCAGTTTGATCAATCATATCAACCTTTATATTAATTGAAAGAGTCTGCTTAtgtcattgttcttttttttttttctctctgaaTCTAACCATGCTTGTATACAATGTCAGAAAATACTCAGATGTCTGTTGGAAGTCGATGCATTTTATAATGGAAActtattaatattaataattcATTGATATGCAAGTGGGTTGTGCCTTCTTGACGTAATGGCACACCTTCCGCTTCATAGTTTTCTAGTTATTTtcctttgtttcatttttttccaaaaccatGTGAGCtttatttgtattgtttatttcatCAACTAGGCCATCGATAATTTACATTCGGTCTTAAAATGATTCAGCACCTTTCATCTGCCATAATGACGCTACTACACGACTTCAACATCAGAACGCGCTAACTTTCCGGTTACCAGGGGCCATTATGACTCGGCGCGCTAGGCACATTGCGCCATTATGTATTTGTCAGAGGTCGTAATGTTGTTTCAAcagatttttgttactatttacagTAAAGTAATAAGTAATATTCGTGACCGTTATATTAACGGCGTTACAACTGCGGTTCAGTGTTGTTTATGAACATCAGTTACAATGTATTCGTTGATAAGTTTAAGCATCGTAAGAAACATTGCTAGTTTTCGGTAGTTATGATCAAAGCGGTCATATATGGTATGTATTTACTGTTATAAAAGCCTTTTCCAACAAAACGTCAACACGTTCTCTAACCGACTTCTTTCGTATGTGAAATAGATAATATGCGCCAAAGCTCTATGCATTgactgaaataaaacttttattatgaCACTTTGAAATGTAAACTTTTACCGAGCGTTTTCCATAATCTCTGAGAATAACATTTACAATGACTTATGCATGCGTTTTAGGGAAATGAACACATATCATGTTTGTTAAATCAGCCATTTGACACGTTTAGccctttttgcttttttatcacTTACCAGCCGCTTTTTGCGTACAACATGTACAATAAGAAAGTTTGCTCATGCACGAAAGTCTTATACTATATGTTCTTTCCAGGTTTCTAGCTTTACCGTGACAATTGTAcatgtttatatctttatttatcaCCATATAACCTAATGTTTACTGAATCATAACTTTATGACAAACACCTGAATTATGCAGCTCGGTATATAATATAGTATGTGAAGGGTGCAAAGGTGTGTAAAGGCAATGTCACATGATAAAAACGCGATAGGAAATAAAATCATGTTAGTGAATTTTTAGCATTTCTTTTAaccaattatgaaatatttcaattaatcaaaaggttagttattattattttgatatcaagatttaactttgtttattataatttatGTAGCTGCTTTTCTTTTTATCAGTCACCGTTAATGttgaaaaaacatatatattataaatgataTGTTCAGCTTTACTTTCTGTGTGCAAAATGTCGATTACAAGCTAtgtattgcttttattttcagaTGACAATATGAAGGTCGACAGAAACCACGCAGTGATTGCTGCAGTTATTGTGAGCACACTATTGAAAATCACCAAAAGCTATTATACCGATTGCCAGTTCCGATTCCATAATGAAATTGATGAGAGAGACGGATACATTTTAAAAGCATTCAACCTCGGTGAACTTGATATggttaaatttgaaattaatctaGATAAGTTTACTCGAAGGTATATCTTGATTAATGATAGTTTTGAAACCAATCCACTCTCAGAACAATCCGACGTTGTTCAATATGGTTTAACGAATTATTTCCTCGTGAATAATGCTGGTTTAATTATCCTTGGATACCCAAGTAATGTAGAAGCTCTCTCGTTATGGACACTGTCCAAAGGAATACAAACGATACAGCTCAATATTAGCCTAGATACTTACTGCGTATCAGGGATAGAAACAATGACGTCGGATATCTTGACACTTTTAAAGAATGACTTTGCATTCATCAAAGGCTTGATATCTGACAAAAATCaccaaatatgtgtttttgacttaAGCGCTAGTGATAGAAATTACATGGaacaaacaatatttacattcCCATATTATACACATGatgtatatagaaaaaaatgtcaaaagtttGAATGTGCGAATACAAGTTGTACTGATATATTTGTGGACGACTCTAGTTTAAGTGATGTCATATTGATAGCAGCAATTTTGATCCCAATAATTTATCCACTTTTTGGGTTTCTATTTCCTATTATGCTGTCCAACCCCGGGGAAAATCCAcatctttattttgaaaaaggtgAATGTCCATTTGCCCCGAGGCGTATATTTCTTCATGTAGCAAAATTTTCAATGATTACGGGAAAAATTCTATACCTCTTTATTTTTCTGACTTGGTTGTCCGCATTGATATTCTGTCAATACCAGCTATCAAAAGATAATCTTCCCGAAGGATTTCTTCAATTTGCTGATTCACAGCTACAGTGGTATATGTGGAGAACAGAATATTGGTCAACATTTGGacaattttcatatttctgtattCCATATTTGCTATGTATTATTTCGGTTAGAATCCTGAAAGAAATATTTGGAAATGAAGAACGGGCTCTATTTTACAAGAAGTTTTTAATTCTATCATGTAGATCAGATTCTTCTCGGGCAGATTTGGAAAAGTGTTTCccatacatacattttatctcGGTTGTGGACACGCCTATTGCTGATTGTTCGGTGTCACATTACCTATGGACATATTctgcttttttatataatacaagACTCTTCTCGCTGTTCAGTTTTCGCATGTGGTTGGTAATTTTGAAACGTTCATGGCATATCTCTGCAAACAGTAAgttctttatcaaagtttttCAATGTCTTTTGGTATCTCCGATCATTTTTGCTTTTAACTG
This DNA window, taken from Mercenaria mercenaria strain notata chromosome 19, MADL_Memer_1, whole genome shotgun sequence, encodes the following:
- the LOC123543186 gene encoding uncharacterized protein LOC123543186: MKVDRNHAVIAAVIVSTLLKITKSYYTDCQFRFHNEIDERDGYILKAFNLGELDMVKFEINLDKFTRRYILINDSFETNPLSEQSDVVQYGLTNYFLVNNAGLIILGYPSNVEALSLWTLSKGIQTIQLNISLDTYCVSGIETMTSDILTLLKNDFAFIKGLISDKNHQICVFDLSASDRNYMEQTIFTFPYYTHDVYRKKCQKFECANTSCTDIFVDDSSLSDVILIAAILIPIIYPLFGFLFPIMLSNPGENPHLYFEKGECPFAPRRIFLHVAKFSMITGKILYLFIFLTWLSALIFCQYQLSKDNLPEGFLQFADSQLQWYMWRTEYWSTFGQFSYFCIPYLLCIISVRILKEIFGNEERALFYKKFLILSCRSDSSRADLEKCFPYIHFISVVDTPIADCSVSHYLWTYSAFLYNTRLFSLFSFRMWLVILKRSWHISANSKFFIKVFQCLLVSPIIFAFNCFSFVLQCTLVSNSVFGGKLFVLFMVADMFY